The proteins below are encoded in one region of Candidatus Cloacimonadota bacterium:
- a CDS encoding dihydroorotate dehydrogenase has product MGTDLEKMCTQHPNAIELLKTRLGRLELKTPVTVASGTFDLESLEFFDPACLGAFVSKTITKEPKKGNPPPRLYETEAGLLNSIGLQNPGLELFITEKLPLYRENLNIPLIVSFSGSSVTDFCLMMEALEACPGIAGYEINVSCPNVENEGLAFGTDPDIVFNLVQNLAHLTQKELCVKLSPNVSDIAEIAQAAESAGASSLALINSLWGMAIDYRTGLSRIKKGIGGYTGNGIKPVALALTYKAAQSVRIPILAMGGIYDWRDALEFIWAGASAIALGTANFVNPLAAPELIMGLGEFLLTEHKALEDIVGKVKI; this is encoded by the coding sequence GGAACTGATCTAGAAAAAATGTGCACACAGCATCCGAATGCCATAGAACTGCTGAAAACAAGATTGGGCAGGTTGGAACTGAAAACTCCGGTTACGGTAGCCTCTGGTACTTTTGATCTGGAAAGCCTAGAGTTCTTTGATCCTGCCTGTTTAGGCGCATTCGTAAGTAAAACCATCACCAAAGAGCCAAAGAAAGGGAATCCACCACCCAGGCTATATGAAACGGAAGCTGGCCTTCTGAATTCTATCGGGCTGCAAAATCCAGGTTTGGAACTCTTCATCACAGAGAAGCTTCCACTGTATCGAGAAAACTTGAATATTCCTTTGATCGTTAGTTTTTCCGGCTCCAGCGTCACAGATTTCTGCTTGATGATGGAGGCATTGGAAGCATGCCCTGGTATAGCGGGATACGAGATCAATGTGTCTTGTCCCAATGTTGAAAACGAAGGTTTAGCTTTTGGTACAGATCCGGACATTGTATTTAATCTGGTTCAAAACTTGGCTCATCTCACTCAAAAAGAGCTATGCGTAAAACTGAGCCCCAATGTTAGTGATATTGCTGAGATAGCCCAAGCTGCTGAGTCTGCCGGTGCCAGTTCTCTGGCTTTGATAAACAGCTTGTGGGGGATGGCGATTGACTATCGAACCGGTCTTTCGCGCATCAAGAAGGGGATTGGCGGTTACACCGGAAATGGGATCAAACCCGTAGCACTGGCTCTTACCTATAAAGCAGCACAATCTGTTAGAATTCCCATATTGGCTATGGGTGGTATATACGATTGGCGTGATGCCTTGGAATTTATATGGGCGGGAGCCTCAGCTATTGCTTTGGGAACTGCAAACTTTGTTAATCCCTTGGCGGCTCCAGAGCTTATTATGGGCTTGGGCG